In Drosophila busckii strain San Diego stock center, stock number 13000-0081.31 chromosome 3R, ASM1175060v1, whole genome shotgun sequence, the sequence ATTATGCCTTGTATGCAATATTTActtagcatacatatatattttttttcatttcaaaatcaaattgcaagcagttcaaaattgtttaaatatgttGTACTATATTACATGTCACTATGAAGTGTTAGCTAAATTGCAagagcaaatgcaaacaaaacaatcaatttattttctagtCAAAAGCCAAATTCCAGCTAAGCGTGGTCGTGGCCGTCCACGGAAGGACAGCTCTAACGGCTCTAACTTGAGTCAGACGCAAGCTTACTTTCTGGACGAAGGTAAGACTTATATGGcgttaacaaatgtttataacaCAGAGATTATAAACTGAGCTCTCatacacattcacacacacacacacacacacacatgtttagTTTCTAAACCAAATTGATTAacacagttacacacacacacacactttctCGTTTAATCCAGTGAAGCTTTCATACTAAATTCTAATTTGCATTGGTTTGGTATTGatttatttcgatttttaCAAAATACACCAACACATAATCTTAACACTTAACACACATGCATTGGTTTCAGTTAATTAAGTTTGCTTcgtatttagtttataataatttgtatacttTGATTTCGTATCGAACTTTAGTTTTGTATACTTGAtagctttttgcatttgttatattatctagttttttttactataaattatttttatatttaatataaaatttttatggtttgctttttatgcattggcagcattttcagttcagttggTAATGTTAAAATTTGTGCAAGTGCTTTTAAGtaatattaaaactttgctttatttataacaaatattagaCCTGCAATGTTCTAcggatgatgatgaggacAACGAGGATGACTTCCAGGAAGTTTCAGAGGATGAGAATAACGCCGCCAATATATTGGATCAGGGCGAACGCATGCAGTCCAACAGTGAGACCATGGACTATATTGATCCCAAGAACATCAAGACAGAGATTGACGTTGAGCAAGCACAAACAGCTGGTGGGTTAAACGAATGTCAACAGTCTGGCCTGTCAATtgtagtttatattaaattgcatttgtattttcttGCAACATTTGTCGAGCATAGAGGACACATTCGGCGAGGATGATAGTCAGCAAGTGGCTCTAGCAATGGTGCAGTTGAGTGCACAACAGCTGCAAGGTTTATATGCGAcccaaatattattaacaattgcgcttttgtttatgcctgtgttcatttttattaagaCCCGCTTACTTTAACTATTACTTATGCTTGCTTTGTGTTATGATTTGCAGATGAATCTATGGATGTAGATCCCAACTATGATCCGTCCGATTTTCTGGCCATGCACAAACCACGGCCAGCTTTTGCTGATTCATTCAATGCACAAGCAGCCTTCTCGGACTTTATGTCGCAGTCACAGGAGGACAATGGACAATTCAATTCATCGGATGCTAGCACTagcgcagcagccgcagccaatTTGGCCGCACATGAAGAGGAACTGCCACAGAATAGCAGCAGTAATAATGGCATGGGCATAGACGAGGATCTAGATATATCAGAGAGTGACGAGGAGGAAGATGGTGGTATTCGCATTAAAAAGGAGATTTTTGATGATTCAGAGctagctgagcagcagcaacaacaacaacaacaacaacagcatcacCACTCAATGCAGGCATcgcaaatatatatgctgGATGCATCCAATGAGCCAGCGCATGAATTGGACATGAGCCAGCCTGCGCCAGTtgtagagcagcagcaacaacaacaacaacagcagcagcagtcagaaCAGCCCCAAGGCGAGAATGACTACGACTGGATGACATTTTAGTCAAACTATTTAGAATTAGGTCTGAATTGTATGTACTTTCAAATGAGAACCTTTTTAACAATTAGTAAAATATAAGTCACGATaacattttagttaattttacaaatgAATTGTCAGCGAGAGCCAGCAGAATATCCGCTTGCTGTTAAATATTGCGGCAACTGCTCCATGCCGTTCGAATATTGCGAGTATTATGTGGAGTATGACAAATGCAAAGAGTGGCTGGCAAAGAATCATCCTGAAGACTatgaaaaattattgctaAGAGAAGCTGCCGAGGCGACATGTGCAGGTGGAGAAAAGAAGCGTCAGACGCGTGGTGGCAAAGGGCTCGCGCGCTGTAAGAAGCTTAACGCCACCGATGAGGATGCAGCGCCCAAACGTGTCTGTCTTACATGCACCACGCGTGGCAAGAATAAGCGTGTTACGATTGTTGTAGGGCTGGCTGcctataaaattgatttacgTGCGGCTGCAAAATtctttggcaacaaatttgcctGCGGTTCATCAGCTACAGGCACCGACGAAATTGTCATACAAGGCGATGTTAGGCAAGAGCTGCTAATGGTTATACCCGACAAGTGGCCTGAAGTGGCAGTTGAAGCTATTGTGGATTGTGACGAGAGTAAAAAATGAAcgtaaatcatttaaattaagaaaGACAGCATCACAAAGAATTTAATATGTATTAGCTTAGTTTTCAGTTTTAACGCAATAACgtattaaatactaaattaacTTGCACTTTGTGACTGCCATTGTCTGCAACGTGCTCGTTAAGGTGTTCATAACACACCACACAGGCTCCCTATATTGCTTTGAGAATTTGAGGGCTTCTAATGAAtcagttttaaatatttaagcgtaTGTGCTTTACAATAGCTTCAGATGGCCTGTCACACGATCGATatcggcagcagctgctggtccAATGGCCAGCACAGTCTTTGAGTTTGGTTCGATCTGTGTGCGTCCAGCGTCGCGTATTAGACAggtatttaattgatttttctcTGCAGCACGTTTTATGGTCATTAGTTCGGCTTCACTCTCCACACGCACTGCAATTTTAGCACAGCCGCAGTTCTTCCAGGCACGAAGTAGGCGAGGTGTACATTTCACAGCTCTTTGGTAAGCACCAACCGCTCCATGCGAGCATTGGGAGGCTATTTTGCCCTTACCCATCTTCAAGTCGTTGCGCACGACTAACACCATTTTAAAGTTGTCGTTAAAGCCTCCAAAGTTCTGTAAGTAGCAGTAAACTGATGTGACACACTATTCTTTCGCATTCTTCAGTCTCCTTACTCTGTCAACCACAGCGGCTGCAGCACCTTCCTCTGATACATCAGATGATGTCGATGTATCAGACTTAGGGCAGGCGTCGCCTCTTTTAAGTGCATATTTGTAGCCGACAAAGAATGATATCATCACGGCCAGTCCATTTATGATTTGTGTAGTGTCTAGCAGTTTATCACCCATTATGACCTCAATCactattcaaattatttacaaagtCCGTAAAAAGGGAGAAAAGCGCACGCACATGCACACCGGCAACGATAACAGCTGTGTACTTCGATAGCCTAGCAACAGGGCTGGCTGCTTCTTGGCAACCAACGATAAGTGTGCCCAACCTCCACCAGAATTATACGCTTTGGTCACATTGGTCACCCTACTGACGTGTCGGCTAACAAAAAAGGAACGCGTCGTCTGTCCGGCGctattgcaacaattttgtctTCGTGGAACTAGTCCGGAATCTGCATGCAAAAATCGCATTAGCAAACCAACTTGTTTATATCATTTTGTAAGGCTGAACTAAGGACTTAAAGGGAGCCACCATGGGTTTAGCGAGCATGTTACAGATAGATGAGATGATGGGCGATTTCAATAGAATGAACAAACGCCAGGTAAATTACGGGTCGCATGCGGGTGAACACCAATATGGCTAACAAATGCTGTTTAATTATAGTCGCTCTACCAAGTGCTGAGCTTCGCTATGATTGTATCCTCTGCACTGATGATATGGAAGGGCCTCATGGTGGTTACCGGCAGTGAATCGCCCATTGTGGTAGTGCTCAGTGGCAGTATGGAACCGGCGTTCCATAGAGGCGATCTGCTCTTCCTTACCAACTACAAAGAGGAGCCAGTGCGCGTAGGTGAAATTGTTGTCTTCAAAGTAGAAGGGCGAGACATTCCCATTGTGCATCGTGTAATCAAATTGCACGAAAAGTAAGCTTGCTATTAATCTTTCTATAGAATCTTTGATTATACATTTTACGCTATAGGGAGGATGGCACAGTGAAATTCCTAACCAAGGGCGATAATAACAATGTAGATGATCGAGGATTGTATGCGCCTGGACAGATGTGGCTAACGAAAAAAGACATTGTTGGCCGTGCTAGAGGGTTTTTGCCTTATGTCGGcattattacaatatttatgaaCGAATATCCTAAAGTGAAGGCAAGTAATCTTCAGACACGCAATAAACAATATCTAACTATTCTCTGATTTACAGTGGGCTATACTCTCGGTCTTGGCGATTTTCGTGTTACTCCATCGGGAATAGAAACAGTTTACTATATCTAGTAGGTACAATTTAAGTAGGATCTGCGTGCATAGTGTTGCCGGGGATGTTGCACAATCTCGAGTCTGTTTTGCATTTCAGTTGATCTTTCCCAAAATTCTGTGCATTTCTTAATTTGTTTGAATATGATGCTACCAAGAAAACAAGTTCAAACCAGAgttgaatttcaataaatgaattttttaaaactgtATTCCACTTTATCTCTCTGTATTTGCTTCATAGTTTAACAATTCACGCTTTAGTTCGCCGCCCCAGTGGTACTTGAGAGCACCGCTTTTGGACACAATGCGATGACATGGTATAAGTATTGatatttcatttttggcaactgcGCTGGCAACTGCTCGCACTGCCTTAGGACGGCCCACAAGCTCAGCCAGCTCTGTATAGGTACATGTTTTGCCACAGCTGGTTTTCACAAGCTCATTCCAAACCGCCAGCTGTAAATCTGTGCCTTTAACTGCAAGCTCAATAGTGGGAAGGTTTTCCTTATCGCTAGCAAAGATTTTGCTGCACTTGGCTAAGACCGATGCATCTGGTATAAGTTCAATCTTTGGCCAGCGTTGTTGCACTTCCTCCAACGAAGTCTTTTCATCATTTTGCACGAAATACAAAAGACAAATTGCGTCGTTACCTGTTAGACCAAGTAATAATTTCCCAAATGTTGTCGCAACAAAGCCATACTTTATATTGAGGGGGAGTGCCTTCAATGGCTTAATTGACACTCTCACATGCGGATTAATCCAAACCATAGCTTAATATTCAAAAGGTTTCTCAATATACATTTCCAAAACAATGGGCGCCGAGAAATCGATATCGGATGTAATCGGTCTGCTTCTTTCGAGAGCCCTGGCCATTTGTTATCATttcataacaataataaacaaaaacatgtcGTTTACACAAAAGCTTAACTATTACGCCAACAAAAAGTCTTTCAAATACGGCGTGCCCTTTCTTGTTATGATAGTAGCTGGTTCTTTTGGGTTGCAGCAGTTTTCCAGCTTAAGGTAAGTCGGATAACTTTAGCATAAATATCCAACTAAAATGGATTGTCTTACAGGTATCAATACGCTAAAATACAGCCTGTTTCACCAGAAGAGATGAAAAAATATGGCGTGAAAATGAAGAAACGCCAAGACGTAACGCTTGAAACAGAATATAACAAAGTTCAGTCTATCGATATTGATAATTGGTCCAATAAGCGAGGCCCACGTCCCTGGGAGGAGGAGGAACTGGCGAAAAAATCTTAGTTACACACTTAAATGTGAAAcgcttatttaatattaagttgttaaatacagattattacaaaaaataatgaatgTGTTTTGGTTTATCTGTGTTGGCGACATGTAGCCCTGGTATAAcgttatatttgcatatacatatcAGGACTGCCAACTCGCGATAATAAGCAACGACGCCCTGGCATATATTTTCAACTGCATAAAATGGGAGAAGTAAAAACAGTGAAAATAGACAACTGGAATGCAATGGATGGtgctaatttgtttactgatggtaattatatattaactaCAAAAAGGGCACAAATTTTTATGGAAATATGTTTGCAGGCGAGCGCGTACTCTGTTTCCACGGACCGCTCATTTATGAAGCCAAAGtactcaaaacaaaaaccgaaATTACGCCGGTTGAATATTACATACACTATGCGGGATGGAGCAAGAAGTAAGATTTGATGCATGGCTTAAGAATTaatatattctatttattttcaaaagcGCAGCTGGGACGAATGGGTACCTGAGAATCGTGTGCTGAAATACAATGATGAAAACATCAAACGACAAAAGGAGCTGGCAAGACTGTGTGGCGAACGGCAGAAGAAGGAGAACAAAAAGCGTGAGTGTAAAACAGTTGCTGTAGTTAGCAGGCTAATCGTTACATATTAACATTAAGTAGTTAGTGCCAAAGCTAAGAGAATGGAAAATGAATCGCGTGCTTCAACACCATCCAAAGATGGCAACACATCGTTGTCCCTGACAGgcggcaatagcaacagcagtgtTAGTAGCACGCCGACGCCAGTAGGTGTTGCTCCAAATGCCAAGCATGAAAGCGTCAGCACCAACAGCACAACAAGCAGTAGTACCTCAATCACAACCAGTCGTGGTAATCGCAAATCTATACATACAGCACGTCCAACTACGCCACAATCCGCAAGCAGTGACAAGAAAACCGAGAATTCTACAACGCCGATGGACACCACAGAAGATGAGATTACGATGCCTTTGCCCACTAAAACAAAGCGTATGAGCTCACATACCAGTGAGCGGAGTGTGGAACAGTCGCGTGCCAGTTCAACGGGTGTTTCCAGCGATTCAAGCGcacaaagccaacagcagccaccagccgcagcagcagcaggagcgaCAGCTGTAAGTGGCAACGATGCGCCGTGTGTGGAAAGCGAAGAAACATATATAGCCAAGTTGGAggttaaaatcaaaataccaGATGAAC encodes:
- the LOC108603369 gene encoding bifunctional transcriptional activator/DNA repair enzyme Ada — protein: MVWINPHVRVSIKPLKALPLNIKYGFVATTFGKLLLGLTGNDAICLLYFVQNDEKTSLEEVQQRWPKIELIPDASVLAKCSKIFASDKENLPTIELAVKGTDLQLAVWNELVKTSCGKTCTYTELAELVGRPKAVRAVASAVAKNEISILIPCHRIVSKSGALKYHWGGELKRELLNYEANTER
- the LOC108603368 gene encoding signal peptidase complex catalytic subunit SEC11A — translated: MGLASMLQIDEMMGDFNRMNKRQSLYQVLSFAMIVSSALMIWKGLMVVTGSESPIVVVLSGSMEPAFHRGDLLFLTNYKEEPVRVGEIVVFKVEGRDIPIVHRVIKLHEKEDGTVKFLTKGDNNNVDDRGLYAPGQMWLTKKDIVGRARGFLPYVGIITIFMNEYPKVKWAILSVLAIFVLLHRE
- the LOC108601800 gene encoding nuA4 complex subunit EAF3 homolog isoform X1, whose translation is MGEVKTVKIDNWNAMDGANLFTDGERVLCFHGPLIYEAKVLKTKTEITPVEYYIHYAGWSKNWDEWVPENRVLKYNDENIKRQKELARLCGERQKKENKKLVSAKAKRMENESRASTPSKDGNTSLSLTGGNSNSSVSSTPTPVGVAPNAKHESVSTNSTTSSSTSITTSRGNRKSIHTARPTTPQSASSDKKTENSTTPMDTTEDEITMPLPTKTKRMSSHTSERSVEQSRASSTGVSSDSSAQSQQQPPAAAAAGATAVSGNDAPCVESEETYIAKLEVKIKIPDELKHYLTDDWYAVVREHKLLELPAKVTVQQIVDQYLAYKKSVKSTSASKEVAINDVLDGVLEYFNVMLGSQLLYKFERTQYADIMQKHPDTSLSELYGSFHLLRLFVRMGSMLSYSSLDQPAMQALLVHLHDFLKFLVKNSAMYFSMNNFINVDPEYVRNAQ
- the LOC108603373 gene encoding cytochrome c oxidase assembly protein COX16 homolog, mitochondrial — its product is MSFTQKLNYYANKKSFKYGVPFLVMIVAGSFGLQQFSSLRYQYAKIQPVSPEEMKKYGVKMKKRQDVTLETEYNKVQSIDIDNWSNKRGPRPWEEEELAKKS
- the LOC108603370 gene encoding probable peptidyl-tRNA hydrolase 2; the encoded protein is MGDKLLDTTQIINGLAVMISFFVGYKYALKRGDACPKSDTSTSSDVSEEGAAAAVVDRNFGGFNDNFKMVLVVRNDLKMGKGKIASQCSHGAVGAYQRAVKCTPRLLRAWKNCGCAKIAVRVESEAELMTIKRAAEKNQLNTCLIRDAGRTQIEPNSKTVLAIGPAAAADIDRVTGHLKLL
- the LOC108603371 gene encoding density-regulated protein homolog translates to MNCQREPAEYPLAVKYCGNCSMPFEYCEYYVEYDKCKEWLAKNHPEDYEKLLLREAAEATCAGGEKKRQTRGGKGLARCKKLNATDEDAAPKRVCLTCTTRGKNKRVTIVVGLAAYKIDLRAAAKFFGNKFACGSSATGTDEIVIQGDVRQELLMVIPDKWPEVAVEAIVDCDESKK
- the LOC108601800 gene encoding nuA4 complex subunit EAF3 homolog isoform X2; translated protein: MGEVKTVKIDNWNAMDGANLFTDGERVLCFHGPLIYEAKVLKTKTEITPVEYYIHYAGWSKNWDEWVPENRVLKYNDENIKRQKELARLCGERQKKENKKLSAKAKRMENESRASTPSKDGNTSLSLTGGNSNSSVSSTPTPVGVAPNAKHESVSTNSTTSSSTSITTSRGNRKSIHTARPTTPQSASSDKKTENSTTPMDTTEDEITMPLPTKTKRMSSHTSERSVEQSRASSTGVSSDSSAQSQQQPPAAAAAGATAVSGNDAPCVESEETYIAKLEVKIKIPDELKHYLTDDWYAVVREHKLLELPAKVTVQQIVDQYLAYKKSVKSTSASKEVAINDVLDGVLEYFNVMLGSQLLYKFERTQYADIMQKHPDTSLSELYGSFHLLRLFVRMGSMLSYSSLDQPAMQALLVHLHDFLKFLVKNSAMYFSMNNFINVDPEYVRNAQ